From one Leptospira paudalimensis genomic stretch:
- a CDS encoding class I SAM-dependent methyltransferase produces the protein MKGFLKQKQTGLGKNGKEFGSEYWSEIYGNGLDVDGSYNAKQHADYLKSLFQLMEIPVYKMADFGFGKGILLREMVKTFSPVKVYAVDASKEAFEELKKKDWVKRSDKFHIYHESLETLVLPKLEKEPVELGICNSVIQYLPDNQIPSVLEKMAKYCNYLYFTVPTNEDYAVMKEEMSFVDPYAFSRTKQKYRKWIARDFEIVGYNLLQSKWLGEKGFKEDFFRI, from the coding sequence ATGAAAGGTTTTTTAAAACAGAAACAAACAGGACTTGGTAAAAATGGAAAAGAATTTGGAAGTGAATACTGGTCCGAAATTTATGGGAATGGTCTTGATGTAGACGGCTCTTATAATGCGAAACAACATGCAGACTATCTAAAATCTCTTTTCCAACTTATGGAAATTCCTGTTTATAAAATGGCCGACTTTGGATTTGGGAAGGGGATTTTACTTCGTGAGATGGTAAAAACCTTTTCGCCTGTGAAAGTGTATGCAGTGGATGCATCAAAAGAAGCTTTTGAAGAACTCAAAAAAAAAGATTGGGTCAAACGATCAGATAAGTTTCATATTTACCATGAATCATTGGAAACATTAGTGTTACCAAAATTGGAAAAGGAACCCGTGGAACTTGGGATTTGTAATTCCGTGATCCAATACTTACCTGATAACCAAATTCCATCCGTTTTAGAAAAGATGGCTAAGTATTGTAATTATTTATATTTCACAGTTCCAACAAACGAAGACTATGCGGTGATGAAAGAAGAAATGTCCTTTGTGGATCCATATGCTTTTTCCAGAACAAAACAAAAATATAGAAAGTGGATCGCTAGAGACTTCGAAATTGTAGGATACAATCTCTTACAAAGCAAATGGCTTGGTGAAAAAGGTTTTAAAGAAGATTTTTTTCGGATCTAA
- the pnuC gene encoding nicotinamide riboside transporter PnuC, giving the protein MTEILLLEQYLSLDYAIFTILGYPLSLLELLGTTSGLVCVYLASRNHILTWPIGIFNSICFFFLFFQIQLYSDMLLQVYFFGSSIYGWIIWRKRTGQFTKIVSLGRNKNLFVIFLLIVGTFGLGFFTKHLPVWFPSLFLKPPDYLYWDAFTTVTSIIANLLLAQRKLESWFLWVLVDIVCIVLYSLKNIPFVTVEYVIFLLIAFYGSWHWYTEYRENQKSTSISI; this is encoded by the coding sequence ATGACAGAAATTCTTCTTTTGGAACAATACTTATCCTTAGACTATGCGATTTTTACAATCCTTGGGTATCCCTTATCGTTATTAGAATTGTTAGGTACCACTTCTGGCCTTGTTTGTGTGTACTTAGCATCGAGAAATCATATCTTAACTTGGCCCATCGGAATTTTTAATTCAATTTGTTTTTTCTTTTTATTTTTCCAAATCCAATTGTATTCGGATATGTTGTTACAAGTTTATTTTTTTGGATCCAGTATTTATGGTTGGATCATTTGGAGGAAACGAACAGGTCAATTTACGAAGATTGTTTCTTTAGGGAGAAACAAAAACCTTTTTGTGATTTTCCTTTTGATCGTAGGAACCTTTGGTCTTGGGTTTTTTACAAAACATTTACCCGTTTGGTTCCCGAGTTTGTTTTTAAAACCACCTGATTATTTGTATTGGGATGCGTTTACAACAGTCACTAGTATCATTGCCAATTTACTCTTAGCCCAAAGGAAACTGGAATCTTGGTTTTTATGGGTGTTAGTGGATATTGTTTGTATTGTATTGTATTCTCTAAAGAATATTCCTTTTGTGACAGTAGAATATGTAATTTTCCTTCTCATTGCTTTTTATGGTTCGTGGCATTGGTACACGGAGTATCGGGAGAATCAAAAATCGACTTCTATATCGATATGA
- a CDS encoding DoxX family protein translates to MSEKTNKILYWFFTLWLSLGMVSTAIVQLMKLPEEVEKINQLGYPTYFLTLLGVWKLLGVIAVLVPKFLLLKEWAYAGFFFAMSGAAISHISCGHPITEVLPSLLLLSLSVISWYLRPENRKIKV, encoded by the coding sequence ATGTCAGAGAAAACAAACAAAATTCTATATTGGTTCTTTACCCTTTGGTTATCACTGGGTATGGTTTCCACAGCCATCGTCCAACTCATGAAACTTCCGGAAGAAGTGGAAAAGATAAACCAATTGGGATACCCAACCTACTTTCTCACTCTTTTAGGAGTTTGGAAATTACTAGGTGTCATTGCCGTACTGGTTCCAAAATTTTTACTATTGAAAGAATGGGCCTATGCAGGGTTTTTCTTTGCGATGTCTGGAGCGGCAATTTCTCACATCAGTTGTGGGCATCCCATAACAGAAGTTTTACCATCTTTGTTACTGTTAAGTTTAAGTGTGATTTCTTGGTACTTACGACCAGAAAATCGCAAAATCAAAGTCTAA
- a CDS encoding YdeI/OmpD-associated family protein has protein sequence MEPKQKKSNTKNPNSFFDGVKSWKKEFQILRSIALKSKLVEEIKWGQPCYTWNGQNIFLLHGFKEYVAILFFKGALLKDSKKILIQQTKNVQAARQMRFQSAEEITKSKTTIQAFMRDAIELEKAGKKPILKKTSEFEVPEEFLRVLEQNPKLQTAFQELTPGRQRGYLLFFNAAKRKETREERITKHIPNILNGKGLND, from the coding sequence ATGGAACCAAAACAAAAAAAAAGTAACACCAAAAACCCAAACTCTTTTTTTGATGGGGTAAAATCTTGGAAAAAAGAATTCCAAATCCTACGTTCCATTGCACTCAAAAGCAAACTAGTTGAGGAAATTAAATGGGGGCAACCTTGTTACACATGGAATGGTCAAAATATATTCTTATTACATGGATTCAAAGAGTATGTTGCGATTTTATTTTTTAAAGGTGCATTATTAAAGGACTCCAAAAAAATTCTCATCCAACAAACAAAAAACGTACAAGCTGCGAGACAGATGCGTTTCCAGTCAGCAGAAGAGATTACCAAATCTAAAACCACGATTCAGGCATTTATGAGAGATGCAATCGAATTGGAAAAAGCTGGGAAAAAACCAATCTTGAAAAAAACTTCTGAGTTTGAAGTCCCAGAAGAGTTTTTGCGAGTATTGGAACAAAACCCAAAATTACAGACCGCATTCCAAGAGTTAACTCCCGGTAGGCAAAGAGGGTACCTACTCTTCTTTAATGCTGCCAAACGAAAAGAAACAAGAGAAGAAAGAATCACAAAACATATTCCCAATATCTTAAATGGAAAAGGATTAAACGATTAA
- a CDS encoding SRPBCC family protein → MELKTKVIAEDGKQEIMIEREFDLPSSLVFKAHTEPELIEQWMGNKVIQFEKRNHGSYVFETKSPEGHLLFRANGVLLNLVEDKSFVRTFEMENTGFPIQLEFFTFQKISENKSKLRMQIIFQSVDQRDKLLKMPFAQGINMAHNRLQTITKQ, encoded by the coding sequence ATGGAACTCAAAACAAAGGTGATCGCAGAAGACGGCAAACAAGAGATAATGATCGAACGTGAGTTTGATTTACCATCCTCTCTTGTGTTTAAGGCGCATACAGAACCAGAGCTCATCGAACAATGGATGGGAAACAAGGTAATCCAATTTGAAAAACGAAACCACGGGAGTTATGTATTTGAAACAAAATCCCCTGAAGGGCATTTACTCTTTCGAGCAAATGGAGTGTTACTGAACCTCGTGGAGGACAAAAGTTTTGTGAGAACCTTCGAAATGGAAAACACTGGTTTCCCTATCCAACTTGAATTTTTTACCTTCCAAAAGATTTCCGAAAACAAATCCAAACTCAGAATGCAAATTATATTTCAATCGGTGGATCAAAGAGACAAACTACTGAAGATGCCATTTGCCCAAGGGATCAATATGGCCCACAACCGATTGCAAACAATCACAAAACAGTGA
- a CDS encoding ArsR/SmtB family transcription factor, translated as MDLRRDVFQAIADPTRRAILLLVATQSMTAGAIASQFDSKRPTISKHLLILTECDLLQREPIGREMYYHLNPHKMKEIAHFIEPFRKLWDDRFNKLESVMKQYKPKA; from the coding sequence ATGGATTTACGAAGAGATGTTTTTCAGGCAATTGCAGATCCCACAAGGCGGGCCATCCTCCTCCTTGTGGCCACCCAGTCGATGACAGCGGGAGCGATTGCTTCCCAATTTGATTCCAAACGACCCACCATATCCAAACACCTACTCATCTTAACCGAATGTGATTTGTTACAGAGGGAACCCATTGGCCGTGAAATGTACTACCACCTAAACCCACATAAAATGAAGGAAATTGCCCATTTCATCGAACCATTCCGTAAACTCTGGGACGACAGGTTTAATAAACTGGAATCTGTGATGAAACAATATAAACCGAAGGCATAA
- the cutA gene encoding divalent-cation tolerance protein CutA, protein MASEEILVFTTIGDRDMAEEQISEMLEEGIIVSGTIFPEVELVYLWEGKITVDTENKILLKAKADKYDAIEAYIMKHHPYIAPEIIRMDVSFGSPAYKAFVADKIKKNS, encoded by the coding sequence ATGGCATCGGAAGAAATTTTAGTATTTACCACAATAGGCGACCGCGACATGGCGGAAGAACAAATCTCTGAAATGTTAGAAGAAGGGATCATTGTATCAGGGACCATATTCCCTGAAGTCGAACTGGTTTACCTTTGGGAAGGCAAAATCACAGTTGATACGGAAAACAAAATTTTACTCAAAGCAAAAGCTGATAAGTATGATGCGATCGAAGCGTATATCATGAAACACCATCCCTACATAGCACCCGAAATCATTCGGATGGATGTGAGTTTTGGTAGCCCCGCCTACAAAGCGTTTGTTGCCGACAAAATCAAAAAGAATAGCTAA